The following proteins are co-located in the Echinicola sp. 20G genome:
- the guaA gene encoding glutamine-hydrolyzing GMP synthase yields MAEQILILDFGSQYTQLIARRVRELDVYCEIHPFNNIPEITSDIKGVILSGSPCSVRDEGSPDLDLDQFRGKLPLLGVCYGSQLLAQKYGGNVAPSEIREYGRANLSFIDKHVDLFHEVSHGSQVWMSHGDTIKDLPEGWDVISSTPSVKVAAFKVPNEDTFGIQFHPEVTHSLEGKNLLRNFVVQVCGCSQDWTSDVFIDATIAELKEKLGDDKVVMGLSGGVDSSVAATLIHRAIGDNLTCVFVDNGLLRKNEYEEVLDSYKHLGLNVIGVDAKQRFYDSLAGKTDPEDKRKAIGNTFIEVFDDEAHKIQGVKWLGQGTIYPDVIESVSVNGPSATIKSHHNVGGLPDFMKLKVVEPLNTLFKDGVREVGRALQIPENIIGRHPFPGPGLAIRILGDITPEKVATLQEVDHIFIQGLKDDKLYDEVWQAGAILLPVQSVGVMGDERTYEKVVALRAVASVDGMTADWVHLPYEFLGKISNEIINKVKGVNRVVYDISSKPPATIEWE; encoded by the coding sequence ATGGCAGAACAGATACTAATCCTAGATTTTGGTTCGCAGTATACGCAGCTTATAGCCAGAAGAGTAAGAGAACTCGATGTATATTGTGAAATCCATCCATTCAACAACATCCCGGAAATTACTTCAGACATCAAAGGTGTCATCTTATCGGGCAGTCCTTGTTCCGTTAGGGATGAAGGATCTCCAGATTTGGACCTTGATCAATTTCGCGGCAAATTACCTTTATTAGGAGTTTGTTATGGCTCTCAGCTTTTGGCCCAGAAATACGGCGGAAATGTAGCTCCATCAGAAATCAGAGAATACGGTAGAGCTAATCTAAGCTTTATAGATAAACATGTTGATTTATTTCACGAGGTGTCTCATGGCTCTCAAGTGTGGATGTCACATGGAGATACAATCAAGGATCTCCCAGAAGGATGGGATGTGATTTCAAGTACTCCTTCTGTGAAAGTTGCAGCATTTAAAGTGCCTAACGAAGATACCTTTGGTATTCAGTTTCACCCCGAAGTGACCCATTCCCTAGAAGGCAAAAATCTACTCAGAAATTTCGTGGTTCAAGTTTGTGGATGTAGCCAGGATTGGACATCGGATGTGTTTATAGATGCTACCATCGCTGAGCTAAAAGAGAAGTTAGGAGATGATAAAGTCGTGATGGGCTTGTCAGGTGGAGTGGATTCTTCTGTTGCGGCTACTTTGATCCATAGGGCGATAGGTGATAACCTTACCTGTGTATTTGTGGACAATGGATTGCTACGTAAGAACGAATATGAAGAGGTACTTGATTCCTATAAGCACCTTGGACTTAATGTAATTGGGGTTGATGCCAAGCAACGTTTTTATGATTCTTTGGCTGGAAAGACAGATCCTGAAGATAAGCGTAAAGCAATTGGAAATACTTTTATTGAGGTGTTTGATGATGAGGCACACAAGATCCAAGGGGTAAAATGGTTAGGTCAAGGAACTATTTATCCTGATGTAATCGAGTCTGTTTCTGTAAATGGCCCTTCTGCTACGATTAAGTCACATCACAATGTAGGAGGTTTGCCAGACTTTATGAAGCTTAAAGTAGTGGAACCATTAAATACCCTGTTTAAAGACGGTGTTAGAGAAGTTGGAAGAGCATTGCAAATCCCTGAAAATATAATCGGAAGACATCCTTTTCCGGGACCTGGGTTAGCTATCAGGATTCTAGGCGATATTACTCCTGAAAAAGTAGCCACACTACAAGAGGTTGATCATATTTTTATCCAAGGGTTGAAAGATGACAAGCTATATGATGAGGTTTGGCAAGCAGGTGCGATTCTATTGCCAGTACAGTCTGTAGGGGTAATGGGTGATGAGAGGACTTATGAGAAAGTAGTGGCCCTTAGAGCAGTAGCTTCAGTTGATGGGATGACTGCTGATTGGGTTCATTTGCCTTATGAGTTTTTAGGGAAAATCTCTAATGAAATTATTAACAAAGTGAAAGGAGTGAACAGGGTCGTTTATGACATCAGTTCAAAACCACCTGCGACTATTGAGTGGGAATAA
- a CDS encoding Gfo/Idh/MocA family protein: protein MSNNRRDFLKLSGLAGMGLVGAGMSGFTQAELDNVLKQSRKKHDQRFNMSGYAAPKLDVVRVGFIGLGMRGPGHVERMSKIQGVEIKGICDLLPENVDKVKEKLKGTPHKPETYSGSAYAWKKMVDRDDLDLIFILTPWDWHVPMAVYAMEAGKHVAIEVPAAKTLEECWQLVETSERTKKHCMMMENCCYDFFEMMTLNMARDGFFGDVIHGEGAYLHDLLGLNFNKEGYQDMWRLKENGTRNGNLYATHGLGPICQIMDINRGDQMDYLTSLSSNDFMMKKHAQELAEEDDFFASYANMDFRGNLNTTLVKTKKGKSIMIQHDVTSPRPYSRIHLVSGTKGIARKWPKEGVATGHRWFTDEQMNELKEKYTPEITKKVGEMAKKIGGHGGMDFMMTWRLVDCLRNGLPLDQDVYDAALWSAISPLSEWSVANRATSIDVPDFTGGAWKTNAPVSITLEGGGTTKVRV from the coding sequence ATGAGCAATAATAGAAGAGATTTTCTTAAGCTATCTGGTCTGGCCGGTATGGGGTTGGTAGGCGCTGGAATGAGTGGTTTTACTCAAGCAGAATTAGATAATGTATTAAAACAAAGTAGAAAGAAGCATGACCAACGCTTTAACATGTCTGGTTATGCTGCCCCTAAGCTGGATGTAGTTCGTGTGGGATTTATCGGCTTGGGGATGCGTGGTCCAGGTCACGTAGAGAGAATGAGCAAAATCCAAGGTGTTGAAATCAAGGGGATTTGTGACCTTCTTCCAGAAAATGTAGATAAGGTTAAGGAAAAGCTTAAGGGTACGCCACACAAACCAGAGACCTATTCAGGCTCTGCTTATGCTTGGAAAAAAATGGTAGATCGTGATGATCTTGACCTAATCTTTATCCTTACTCCTTGGGATTGGCACGTGCCAATGGCGGTATATGCCATGGAAGCTGGTAAACATGTGGCAATTGAAGTGCCTGCAGCAAAAACGTTGGAAGAATGTTGGCAATTGGTGGAGACTTCTGAGCGCACCAAGAAGCACTGCATGATGATGGAAAATTGCTGTTATGATTTCTTTGAAATGATGACCTTGAATATGGCTAGAGATGGTTTCTTTGGTGATGTTATTCATGGTGAAGGAGCTTATCTGCATGACCTTTTGGGACTGAACTTCAACAAAGAGGGTTATCAAGACATGTGGAGGCTGAAAGAGAATGGTACCAGGAATGGTAACTTGTATGCTACGCATGGATTAGGCCCAATTTGCCAGATCATGGACATCAACAGGGGAGACCAAATGGATTATTTGACTTCACTGTCCAGTAATGACTTTATGATGAAGAAACATGCTCAGGAATTGGCTGAAGAAGATGATTTCTTTGCTTCGTATGCCAATATGGACTTCAGAGGTAACTTGAACACAACGTTGGTGAAAACCAAAAAAGGCAAATCCATCATGATCCAGCATGATGTGACTTCTCCAAGACCATATTCTAGAATCCACTTGGTTAGTGGTACAAAGGGAATCGCTAGAAAATGGCCTAAAGAAGGAGTGGCTACAGGCCATAGATGGTTTACTGATGAGCAAATGAATGAGCTAAAAGAGAAGTATACTCCTGAAATCACCAAGAAAGTGGGTGAGATGGCCAAGAAAATTGGTGGTCATGGAGGTATGGACTTCATGATGACCTGGAGATTAGTAGACTGCTTGAGAAATGGTTTGCCATTGGATCAGGATGTTTATGATGCAGCGCTTTGGAGTGCAATCTCTCCTTTGTCAGAATGGTCTGTCGCCAATCGAGCGACTTCTATCGATGTGCCTGATTTTACTGGTGGTGCTTGGAAAACAAATGCTCCGGTAAGCATTACGCTAGAAGGAGGAGGAACTACTAAAGTAAGAGTTTAA
- a CDS encoding amidohydrolase family protein, whose protein sequence is MIRPLIDAHVHLNTNSIGKMEKALEHGVSFLSINTDIPFFDPIVDQEKVLKELDQKYPGKIRYITSFSADGWGEPGWAEKAIQEIERGLANGAVGVKIWKNIGMDLQDKDGRFIMIDDESLSPIFRYLEDNNILLIGHQGEPKNCWLPLEEMTVDSDRNYFSGHPEYHMYLHPECPSYEAQMEARDRILERYPKLQFVGLHLLSMEWSIDEVAKRLDKYPNLITDLAERICHLQLQAKDRWEDVREFMIKYQDKIIYGTDVIDDGSFGDDELAQRFEHLWKFHWDFFATDKELEAPEFSGKFKGLNLPEEVLQKVFYSNAAKVYGF, encoded by the coding sequence ATGATTCGCCCATTAATAGACGCACATGTTCATTTAAATACTAATTCCATTGGCAAAATGGAAAAGGCGCTAGAGCATGGGGTTTCATTTCTTTCCATCAATACTGATATCCCTTTTTTTGATCCGATTGTTGATCAGGAGAAAGTCCTTAAGGAATTGGATCAAAAATATCCAGGAAAAATCAGGTATATCACCTCTTTTTCTGCAGATGGCTGGGGAGAGCCTGGTTGGGCTGAAAAAGCCATCCAAGAGATAGAAAGAGGTTTGGCAAACGGTGCTGTCGGCGTCAAAATTTGGAAGAACATTGGAATGGACCTTCAGGACAAGGATGGTCGATTTATTATGATTGATGATGAAAGCCTCAGTCCAATTTTCAGGTATCTTGAAGACAACAATATTTTGTTGATTGGACATCAGGGAGAGCCGAAAAATTGTTGGTTGCCACTGGAGGAAATGACGGTGGACTCTGATCGTAACTACTTTTCAGGACATCCAGAATACCATATGTACCTTCATCCGGAATGTCCGTCCTATGAAGCACAAATGGAAGCTAGGGATAGGATCCTGGAGAGATATCCTAAGCTTCAGTTTGTAGGGTTGCACCTGTTGAGTATGGAGTGGAGTATTGATGAAGTGGCCAAACGTTTGGATAAATACCCAAATCTGATCACAGACCTAGCGGAGCGTATTTGTCACTTACAGTTACAGGCCAAGGATAGGTGGGAAGATGTAAGGGAATTTATGATCAAGTACCAAGATAAAATCATCTATGGGACAGATGTGATCGATGATGGATCATTTGGAGATGATGAGCTGGCCCAAAGGTTTGAGCACTTATGGAAATTTCACTGGGATTTCTTTGCAACAGACAAAGAATTGGAGGCGCCAGAGTTTTCGGGCAAATTCAAAGGTCTCAACTTACCTGAAGAGGTACTTCAAAAAGTATTCTACTCCAATGCTGCAAAGGTGTATGGTTTCTAA
- a CDS encoding class II fructose-bisphosphate aldolase, producing the protein MKIKDKLREFTSQKRGLLATNFYNLETLQGVLKAASALDEPIILQLTKSSIDYMGLNTAVAMGRAALEEYGVEGWIHLDHGGSVELAQACLDAGFDSVMIDGSELPFEENVKITQEVVKRAHKYGAHVEAELGFVAKLGQSHEHQGFTTPEEAKTFVEQTGVDALAISIGTAHGFYKEEPKLRFDLLSSIAEVTPATLVLHGSSGVPEEQLREAISRGICKVNLATEIKNIFMKTLQQLLKENEEIDLRKVFPKATQQVIDLVSYKLDIMKNIK; encoded by the coding sequence ATGAAAATCAAAGATAAGTTAAGAGAATTTACTAGTCAGAAGCGTGGCTTGTTGGCTACCAACTTTTACAACCTGGAGACCTTGCAAGGGGTTTTAAAGGCCGCGTCAGCATTGGACGAACCTATAATCCTTCAACTAACCAAGAGTTCTATAGATTATATGGGATTGAATACGGCTGTTGCTATGGGTAGGGCTGCATTGGAGGAATATGGTGTTGAAGGTTGGATTCATTTGGATCATGGAGGAAGTGTGGAACTTGCTCAGGCATGTCTGGATGCAGGTTTCGATTCGGTGATGATAGATGGCAGTGAATTGCCTTTTGAGGAAAATGTAAAAATCACCCAAGAAGTAGTGAAGCGGGCCCATAAGTATGGTGCACACGTTGAGGCAGAACTAGGCTTTGTTGCAAAGCTTGGTCAGTCACACGAGCATCAGGGTTTTACTACTCCAGAGGAGGCTAAGACCTTTGTGGAGCAAACAGGAGTAGACGCCTTGGCGATTTCTATTGGAACAGCCCATGGCTTTTACAAAGAAGAGCCTAAATTGCGCTTTGATTTATTGAGCAGTATTGCTGAAGTCACTCCGGCCACCTTGGTGCTTCACGGTAGTTCTGGTGTGCCAGAAGAGCAGTTGAGAGAGGCGATTTCAAGAGGGATTTGTAAAGTGAACTTAGCTACTGAAATTAAAAATATCTTTATGAAGACCTTGCAGCAGTTGTTGAAGGAAAATGAAGAAATTGATTTGAGAAAAGTCTTTCCTAAGGCTACCCAACAAGTAATTGACTTGGTAAGCTATAAGTTGGACATTATGAAAAATATTAAGTAA
- a CDS encoding carbohydrate kinase family protein, producing the protein MHKKDLFVVGELNIDLILNQIQGFPEMGEEKVAGKMDVTLGSSSAIFASNIATLGVGTAFCGKVGKDDFGQLVCDTLQSKQVDTTFISSDEELKTGLTVVMNYDQDRANVTYCGAMEALSIDDIPWEQVSAYRHFHLSNYFLQKGIQQDITQIFKKAKEAGLTTSLDLQVDPDNKWDFDYQSCLPYVDIFLPNESELLSLTGKETIEAGLETLKAHANIVALKMGIKGGLVYHKGEVIKAEPFINNQFIDAIGAGDSFNAGFIYKFLQGAKWEECLSFGNLTGALNTTAAGGTGAFESLDGVKERAKTILDQEI; encoded by the coding sequence ATGCATAAAAAGGATCTGTTTGTTGTTGGAGAACTGAATATTGATCTTATACTCAATCAAATTCAAGGGTTTCCAGAGATGGGTGAAGAAAAGGTTGCAGGAAAGATGGATGTGACCTTAGGTAGTTCTTCAGCCATTTTTGCTTCTAATATTGCAACGCTGGGCGTAGGAACTGCCTTTTGCGGAAAAGTAGGTAAAGACGACTTTGGACAATTGGTATGTGATACCCTTCAGTCAAAACAGGTAGATACTACATTTATCTCCAGTGATGAGGAGCTGAAAACAGGTCTGACCGTTGTGATGAACTATGATCAGGATCGTGCCAATGTGACTTACTGCGGGGCTATGGAAGCTTTGTCTATTGATGATATTCCTTGGGAACAGGTAAGTGCGTACCGACATTTTCATTTGTCCAATTATTTTTTACAAAAAGGAATCCAGCAAGATATAACCCAAATATTCAAAAAGGCGAAGGAAGCAGGGTTGACCACTTCTCTGGACTTACAGGTTGATCCTGATAATAAGTGGGATTTTGACTACCAATCTTGCCTTCCCTATGTGGATATTTTTCTGCCAAATGAGTCCGAGTTGCTTTCTCTGACCGGAAAGGAAACAATCGAGGCTGGACTGGAAACTTTAAAGGCCCATGCGAATATTGTCGCACTCAAGATGGGAATCAAAGGCGGTTTGGTATATCACAAAGGAGAGGTTATCAAGGCAGAACCATTTATAAACAATCAATTTATTGATGCCATTGGAGCGGGTGACAGCTTTAATGCAGGTTTTATTTACAAGTTTTTGCAAGGTGCAAAATGGGAAGAGTGTCTCAGTTTTGGCAACCTTACTGGAGCGTTGAACACAACAGCTGCTGGAGGAACGGGAGCCTTTGAATCACTAGATGGAGTGAAGGAGAGAGCGAAAACGATTTTAGATCAAGAAATATAA
- a CDS encoding 1-phosphofructokinase family hexose kinase — translation MILAVCPNPSIDTYAWLSSFDRGGANRIAKQQEFPGGKGVHVAMALREMGQYTGLLGNWAGHSGQWIKEACQDLGIPSFGPELSGANRKCYTFLSAGSDLHHTELLEPGPAMTEGNYKEMLQAFKVNLDNASLAVLSGSWPKQSPDTAYSDLIDIAKQQQKKVILDCSGVMLEKALDKGFFGLHLNEHEAKAICQTEDPLEAIQQLSKKVDLVALTRGKEGLYLGYLGKVIHANVIIDKVVSTVGSGDCLTAGIALGVSRGLSVEEIAGYGVAFGAANCLREDLGMLYQSDVERLLTQVKIKELNYA, via the coding sequence ATGATTCTTGCAGTTTGTCCCAATCCTTCCATAGACACTTATGCGTGGCTGTCTTCCTTCGATAGAGGGGGAGCTAACCGTATTGCTAAGCAACAGGAATTCCCTGGAGGTAAAGGAGTGCACGTAGCAATGGCGCTTAGGGAGATGGGGCAGTATACAGGCTTGTTAGGTAATTGGGCTGGTCATTCAGGTCAATGGATCAAGGAAGCCTGTCAGGACTTGGGTATCCCAAGTTTTGGTCCAGAGCTAAGTGGAGCAAACAGAAAGTGCTATACCTTTTTGTCTGCAGGTTCAGACTTGCATCATACAGAGTTACTGGAGCCAGGGCCAGCTATGACTGAAGGGAACTATAAAGAAATGTTACAGGCATTTAAGGTGAATTTGGACAATGCCAGTTTAGCTGTTTTGTCTGGTTCTTGGCCTAAACAATCCCCTGATACTGCTTATAGTGACCTCATTGACATTGCGAAGCAACAACAAAAGAAAGTAATCCTGGATTGCTCTGGAGTCATGCTAGAAAAGGCTTTGGATAAGGGCTTTTTTGGCCTGCACCTCAACGAGCACGAAGCTAAAGCAATTTGCCAAACTGAGGATCCTTTGGAAGCTATCCAACAGCTAAGCAAAAAAGTGGATTTGGTGGCTTTAACCAGAGGGAAGGAAGGGCTTTATTTGGGGTATCTCGGTAAAGTTATTCATGCTAATGTTATCATTGACAAGGTGGTGAGTACTGTTGGGAGTGGAGATTGTTTGACAGCAGGAATCGCCTTGGGTGTAAGTCGAGGGCTTTCTGTGGAAGAAATAGCGGGCTATGGAGTAGCTTTTGGTGCAGCCAATTGTTTAAGAGAGGATTTGGGGATGTTATATCAGTCTGATGTGGAGCGATTGCTTACCCAGGTTAAGATTAAAGAACTAAACTATGCATAA
- a CDS encoding SIS domain-containing protein has product MIQTTYLTLDAEKAEEMGAFHTAKEISGQPELWVNVFDQISHMQEEIKAFLQPIFAKGNARIILTGAGSSAFIGESAQGVVQQKTGVLTQALATTDLVTHPELFFIKEVPTVLVSFARSGNSPESVEAVRLADKHCSDIYHLIITCNAEGKLAAYADDCGGNCFSIVLPEASNDNSLAMTGSFTSMLLTILLVAGINEIDTLQAAFNAALETANDILRNKLSEFEAVAKRDFKRVIFLGSGPMLGISRECHLKLQELTDGQVVCKHDSFLGFRHGPRAVANEDSIVVYLFSKDTHVAQYEKDLAYSIGQDKRDIKTISFAANATEGFNSIMVIKAAGGQGQDVFNVLPATMVGQLLGFYKCLELGLKPDNPSVSGAISRVVQGVIIYEK; this is encoded by the coding sequence ATGATACAAACGACTTATTTGACTTTGGATGCTGAAAAGGCAGAAGAGATGGGGGCGTTTCACACAGCCAAGGAGATTTCTGGACAGCCGGAACTTTGGGTGAATGTTTTTGATCAGATTTCTCATATGCAGGAAGAGATCAAGGCCTTTTTGCAACCGATTTTTGCAAAAGGAAATGCAAGAATTATCCTTACGGGAGCAGGTTCTTCTGCATTTATTGGAGAGTCTGCTCAAGGAGTGGTTCAGCAAAAGACAGGTGTACTTACACAAGCTCTTGCGACTACTGACTTGGTGACCCATCCAGAGTTATTTTTTATTAAAGAGGTTCCGACTGTTTTGGTTTCATTTGCTAGATCTGGGAATAGTCCTGAAAGTGTAGAAGCAGTAAGGTTGGCGGATAAGCACTGTTCGGATATTTATCATTTGATCATTACTTGTAATGCAGAAGGTAAACTAGCGGCCTATGCGGATGACTGTGGAGGCAATTGCTTTTCAATCGTTCTTCCAGAGGCATCCAATGACAATAGTTTGGCCATGACAGGAAGCTTTACTTCAATGTTGTTGACCATTTTATTGGTGGCCGGAATCAATGAAATAGACACATTACAAGCTGCGTTTAATGCTGCTTTAGAGACTGCCAATGATATTTTGAGAAATAAGCTTTCCGAGTTTGAGGCTGTGGCGAAACGTGATTTTAAGCGTGTGATTTTCCTTGGTTCAGGTCCTATGCTTGGTATTTCTAGGGAATGTCACTTGAAACTTCAGGAGTTGACAGATGGTCAGGTGGTTTGTAAACACGATTCGTTCTTAGGATTCAGACATGGGCCTAGAGCTGTAGCGAATGAAGATTCTATCGTGGTGTATCTGTTCTCAAAAGATACACATGTAGCTCAATATGAAAAGGACTTAGCCTATAGCATCGGACAAGATAAACGAGATATAAAAACCATTAGTTTTGCGGCCAATGCTACTGAAGGCTTCAATTCTATCATGGTCATCAAAGCTGCCGGAGGCCAAGGTCAAGATGTTTTCAATGTTTTGCCTGCCACCATGGTTGGCCAACTCTTAGGTTTTTACAAATGCTTGGAGCTAGGACTTAAACCAGACAATCCTTCCGTGAGTGGAGCGATTAGCAGGGTAGTTCAAGGAGTGATAATTTACGAAAAGTAA
- a CDS encoding M42 family metallopeptidase: MQQEEQFLFKYLNNASPTGFEASGQKIWLDYIKPYVDQYFTDSYGTAVGVINPEAPYKVVIEAHADEISWFVNYITPEGYIYVRRNGGSDHMIAPSMRVNIHTDEKIIPGVFGWPAIHVRKGEKESKPSLENIFIDVGARTKEEVEGLGIHVGCVVTFKDELMDLNGKFYAGRALDNRIGGYMIAQVAKKLHDSGKKLPFGLYIVNAVQEEIGLRGAEMIAAKIKPDVAIITDVCHDTTAPMYNKITSGEQIAGEGPVLTYGASVHKKLLDLIIDAAKKRTIPFQRAAASRSTGTDTDAFAYSNEGVPSALISLPLKYMHTTVETASKKDIQSVIDLITAFLEELDPDYNFKYFD, from the coding sequence ATGCAGCAAGAAGAACAGTTTCTATTTAAGTACCTTAATAATGCCTCTCCAACTGGTTTTGAAGCTTCAGGGCAGAAAATATGGTTGGATTATATTAAGCCTTACGTCGATCAGTATTTTACAGACAGTTATGGGACAGCTGTTGGTGTGATCAATCCTGAAGCTCCTTATAAAGTGGTAATAGAGGCTCATGCAGACGAAATTAGTTGGTTTGTGAACTATATAACTCCAGAAGGATACATCTATGTGAGAAGAAATGGAGGTTCAGATCATATGATCGCGCCATCCATGCGGGTCAATATCCATACAGATGAAAAAATCATTCCAGGGGTTTTTGGCTGGCCGGCCATTCATGTGAGAAAAGGGGAAAAAGAAAGTAAGCCATCATTGGAAAATATTTTCATAGACGTAGGAGCTCGCACAAAAGAGGAAGTGGAGGGATTGGGAATCCATGTGGGATGTGTGGTGACTTTTAAGGATGAGTTAATGGATCTCAACGGAAAGTTTTACGCTGGAAGAGCCTTGGACAATCGTATTGGTGGGTATATGATAGCCCAAGTCGCCAAGAAACTCCATGATTCAGGAAAAAAACTTCCCTTTGGCTTATATATTGTCAATGCTGTCCAAGAAGAGATTGGGCTTAGAGGAGCGGAAATGATTGCTGCCAAAATAAAGCCTGATGTAGCAATCATTACAGATGTTTGCCATGATACTACCGCTCCCATGTACAATAAAATTACAAGTGGTGAACAAATTGCTGGTGAAGGGCCAGTCCTAACTTATGGTGCCTCTGTTCATAAAAAATTGTTGGATCTGATTATTGATGCTGCCAAGAAGAGGACAATCCCATTTCAAAGAGCTGCGGCTTCAAGGAGTACAGGAACAGATACGGATGCCTTTGCCTATTCCAATGAAGGGGTTCCTTCAGCATTGATTTCCTTACCTTTAAAATACATGCATACCACAGTTGAGACAGCCAGTAAAAAGGATATTCAAAGTGTTATTGACCTTATTACTGCGTTTTTGGAGGAATTGGATCCAGATTATAATTTCAAATATTTTGATTAA
- a CDS encoding acyl-CoA carboxylase subunit beta: protein MKSSTKGVYTLPGNKEKLALLEKKNQEALLGGGKDRIAAQHKKGKLTARERIHLLLDEGTFQEIDKFVMHRCKDFGLDKEYYLGDGVITGYGEIHGRLTYVFSQDFTVFGGSLSETHAEKICKIMDMAMKNGAPVIGLNDSGGARIQEGVNSLGGYADIFYRNTLASGVIPQISAVMGPCAGGAVYSPAITDFILMVEETSYMFVTGPNVVKTVTQENVTAEELGGASAHSVKSGVTHFSCANEVDCIKHIKSILSYIPQNCEDDAPVYPYDLKDDESRKILDSVIPENPNHPYDMREVVHGIVDEDSFLEVHKNFADNMVVGFARIAGRSVGVVGNQPQSLAGVLDNDASVKAARFVRFCDCFNVPLLVLVDVPGFLPGTDQEWNGIITNGAKLLYAFSEATVPRITVITRKAYGGAYDVMNSKHIGADLNFAWPTAEIAVMGAKGASEIIFRKEIAKSDDPEEKLQEKIDEYTRKFANPYKAAHRGYIDEVIVPSTTRQKLISGFKMLQNKVDVLPKKKHGNIPL, encoded by the coding sequence ATGAAAAGTTCAACAAAAGGTGTGTATACATTGCCGGGAAATAAAGAGAAACTGGCGTTATTGGAAAAAAAGAATCAAGAAGCTTTGTTGGGGGGAGGAAAGGACAGAATAGCTGCTCAGCACAAAAAGGGTAAGCTAACTGCAAGAGAACGGATTCATTTATTGCTGGATGAAGGGACTTTTCAGGAGATTGATAAATTCGTGATGCACCGCTGTAAGGATTTTGGCTTGGATAAGGAATACTATCTGGGCGATGGAGTGATAACAGGTTATGGAGAGATTCACGGCCGGTTGACCTATGTGTTTTCTCAAGATTTCACTGTTTTTGGAGGTTCTCTTTCTGAGACCCATGCTGAGAAAATTTGTAAAATTATGGATATGGCCATGAAGAATGGCGCCCCTGTTATTGGGTTGAATGATTCCGGTGGGGCTAGGATTCAAGAAGGTGTAAACTCTCTAGGTGGGTATGCAGATATTTTTTATCGCAACACCTTAGCTTCAGGTGTGATTCCCCAAATTTCAGCGGTGATGGGGCCATGTGCTGGAGGAGCTGTTTACTCTCCCGCTATAACGGATTTTATACTTATGGTGGAAGAAACATCTTATATGTTTGTAACTGGCCCAAATGTAGTGAAGACGGTCACCCAAGAGAACGTAACTGCAGAAGAGTTAGGTGGAGCAAGTGCCCACAGCGTGAAAAGCGGCGTGACCCACTTTTCATGTGCGAATGAAGTGGATTGTATCAAACATATTAAAAGTATTCTGAGTTATATCCCTCAAAACTGTGAAGATGATGCGCCCGTTTATCCTTATGATTTGAAAGATGATGAATCAAGGAAAATATTGGATAGTGTAATTCCTGAAAACCCTAATCATCCATATGATATGCGAGAGGTTGTTCATGGGATTGTAGATGAAGATTCATTTTTAGAAGTACACAAGAATTTTGCGGATAATATGGTGGTGGGCTTTGCAAGAATTGCTGGACGGAGTGTAGGAGTGGTCGGTAATCAGCCACAGTCTTTGGCCGGGGTATTGGATAATGACGCTTCTGTCAAGGCAGCACGTTTTGTTCGGTTTTGTGATTGTTTCAACGTGCCACTTTTGGTGTTGGTCGATGTCCCTGGTTTCTTGCCGGGTACAGATCAGGAATGGAATGGTATTATTACCAATGGAGCCAAGTTGCTTTATGCTTTTTCAGAAGCTACCGTTCCGCGAATTACTGTGATTACCCGTAAGGCCTACGGAGGAGCTTATGATGTGATGAATTCCAAGCATATTGGCGCTGACCTTAATTTTGCCTGGCCAACAGCAGAAATTGCGGTAATGGGTGCGAAAGGAGCTTCAGAAATTATTTTCAGGAAGGAGATCGCAAAATCTGATGATCCAGAAGAAAAACTTCAGGAGAAAATTGATGAATACACCAGAAAATTTGCCAATCCTTACAAGGCGGCCCACAGAGGGTATATTGATGAAGTGATTGTTCCATCGACCACCAGGCAGAAATTGATCAGTGGATTTAAGATGCTTCAAAACAAAGTGGATGTTCTTCCCAAAAAGAAACATGGTAATATTCCACTATAA